In the Apteryx mantelli isolate bAptMan1 chromosome 13, bAptMan1.hap1, whole genome shotgun sequence genome, one interval contains:
- the TENT5D gene encoding terminal nucleotidyltransferase 5D gives MTEGLDHRFSSLTWDQIKILDQVLTEIIPIHGRGNFPTLEVKPKDIIRVVKEQLIEKQINVRDIRLNGSTASHILVKQNGTSYKDLDIIFGVELPSELEFQIVKEAVLNCLLDFLPKCVNKEKITAQTMKDAYVQKMVKVSTDHDRWSLISLSNNSGKNVELKFVNSLRRQFEFSVDSFQIILDSILSVYRETDCKLTEDSHPTVIAESMYGDFNEAMDHLKYKLISTRNPEEIRGGGLLKYSNLLVRDFKPADEAEIKSLERYMCSRFFIDFPDVAEQQRKIESYLRNHFIGEEKSKYDYLMTLHGVVNESTVCLMGHERRQTLNMITILALKVLGEQNIIPNAANVTCYYQPAPYISDRNFSNYYIAHGQPPIIYQPYPFHIPMQSGMV, from the coding sequence ATGACTGAGGGCTTAGACCACAGATTCAGTAGTCTCACCTGGGATCAGATTAAAATTCTGGATCAAGTATTAACTGAGATAATACCCATTCATGGAAGAGGAAATTTTCCAACACTGGAAGTAAAACCCAAGGATATCATTCGTGTGGTAAAGGAACAGCTCATCGAAAAGCAAATCAATGTTCGAGATATCCGCCTGAACGGTTCAACAGCTAGTCACATCCTAGTAAAGCAGAATGGAACGAGTTATAAGGACCTCGACATCATTTTTGGTGTTGAACTTCCAAGTGAACTCGAATTCCAGATCGTTAAAGAGGCAGTCCTAAATTGCCTGTTGGACTTTTTGCCAAAAtgtgttaataaagaaaaaatcacTGCTCAGACCATGAAAGATGCCTATGTACAGAAGATGGTCAAAGTCTCCACTGACCACGATCGCTGGAGTCTCATCTCACTGTCAAACAACAGTGGCAAGAACGTAGAATTAAAATTTGTTAACTCGCTCAGACGGCAGTTTGAGTTTAGTGTCGACTCCTTCCAAATAATCCTGGACTCCATATTAAGTGTTTACAGAGAAACAGACTGCAAACTGACAGAAGACTCCCACCCCACGGTTATTGCAGAGAGCATGTATGGAGACTTCAATGAAGCAATGGACCACTTAAAGTACAAACTTATTTCCACCAGGAACCCTGAGGAAATCAGAGGAGGCGGCCTTCTGAAGTACAGCAATCTCCTGGTTCGTGACTTTAAGCCAGCAGATGAGGCTGAAATTAAATCTCTGGAACGTTATATGTGTTCCAGGTTCTTCATTGATTTTCCAGATGTTGCTGAGCAGCAGAGGAAAATTGAGTCATATCTGCGCAACCACTTcattggggaagaaaaaagcaagtATGACTACTTGATGACTCTGCACGGAGTTGTAAATGAGAGCACAGTCTGTCTCATGGGACACGAACGAAGACAAACTCTGAATATGATTACAATTCTGGCTTTAAAAGTACTTGGAGAACAAAACATCATCCCAAACGCAGCCAATGTAACGTGCTACTATCAGCCTGCTCCGTATATCAGTGACAGAAACTTCAGCAATTATTACATTGCTCATGGACAACCACCTATCATCTACCAGCCATACCCATTTCACATACCGATGCAAAGTGGCATGGTTTAG